The sequence GTGGAAGTTAGTTGATCTTCTAATGCATCTCGATTTCTCTTTAATCTTTTGAATGATTGCTTAAATAATTCATGTTCTACACGATGATATCCCAACTTACCCCATTCACATTCTCCCTGAATTATTAGTGTATCAGTTGGAGTAATAACGCTAGTAAAAAAGGTAAAGTGTTGCTCACATTGTTGAGGAAGGCTCCTGGCTTTTTGCAAGAAATCATTACAAAGTTTTATTTGCTTGTGATTTAACTTAACATGCCAAACACTATCCGTTCTGTCTCCATAATAATAATTAGGAAGTAATTTATCAGCCCATGTCTGTCTATCTTTACAATAAACTCTAAGCTTGTGGCGAATTACATCTTCATCGCCTACTAAAAAGGTAGACTGGAAAGAAGCATCTAGAGATATTTTTTTGAGAAATATTTTTTTACCAGACACATTCCTTTGGGGCTGCAACAAACTACAGGAACACAACAAAAGCAGAGGTATAAATTTCATCATAAAGAAGTGTCCACGTTTTACTTCGTTGCTTAAAATATTTAGAACTTCAAAATTAATCAGGATAGTGAGAGAAATTTTTACTCATATCTAAAACTTCAATCTATTTATTTTCTCCATTTGTTAATGTTATAAGATCTATAAAAAAATGAAGCACAGAACTCTCTTTAAATAAAAAAGCTTCAGCTTTGTGTTTACAGATTATTATTGTTCAACAATTTCCTTTACCCAGGCCAGTTTATCCAGATTAGGCGTTTTGAGATCTTTGGCACCATAACTATTTAAGTCAAGTGTACCCTGATCGTCATGTAGGATCACAATTACATTAGGTCGGTCAACACTTTTAATTTGTGCAAATAAATGAATAGAACTAACTATTGTAAGTAGGATACCAATACAAACTGTTACTCTTTTTTTCATCAATGTGGCAGAGATTAAAATTATTTTTGATTGTAAATGATATTGGGCTTTAGTGAAATTTGTTTTCTCTGGTAAACTAATCGCATTTAGTAATCTTCAACAGAAGAAGAGACACACTCTATAACCAAGGTACTTGTAATGAGAAAAAAGCTATTGATGTTGATGATTTTGATCTGTGGTTGTTCAACAAAACAAGAATCAAAGTTACTAAATACAGACTCAGCTATTTCTATAGTAGAACCGCAGCATGTTTATGATTCTCTTTCAACAAAAGAGTGTGAGCATTTGAATCTATCCAAAAGCTTTAACATTAAAGTAAATTTCAAGCGCTATAAAAGTATGAAAGAAGAACAGGACTCTTGTATTGTTAAATTATTCCTGACAAATAAGATAACAAAGAAATTAGTTGACAGTATATCTATACTTTCTCATTTTTACTTTAGTGATACGTTTATGGATTGTAAGAACGTTTTGTCATACTCAACAAGACAAAATATTGAGAAAGATATAGTAGAT is a genomic window of Xanthocytophaga agilis containing:
- a CDS encoding XAC2610-related protein, whose product is MRKKLLMLMILICGCSTKQESKLLNTDSAISIVEPQHVYDSLSTKECEHLNLSKSFNIKVNFKRYKSMKEEQDSCIVKLFLTNKITKKLVDSISILSHFYFSDTFMDCKNVLSYSTRQNIEKDIVDNYYGDIVIADLNFDNKEDIAVINDSGGNGGTFYSYFIQTPNQKFIPERFLTDSMIYFPTKIDYKTKTLVTYVHASVCEMGENIYQLDKNTGKWDNKAHKLINVCNK